Within the Candidatus Obscuribacterales bacterium genome, the region ATCTTTTCTGGTAGATTCAGCTCAAACGCTCCACGGGCATGGCGCTGGGTCTGCACCACTTGGCTGAGGGTAAAGAGTTGATCCAGTAGTTCAAAGACTGACGCGTAGGGCTGCACTTCCTCTAGGGTGGGCAGCGGATAGGGAGAGGTTTCGTCGCTAGGTGGCACATCGGTTTGGTTGCGATGGAGAATGGTTTCCACCTGCTGATAGTCCAGTTGGTGATCCACCTGAATCAACGTGGGCTGGAGTTCAAACTCCACCAAGTTGCCATCGCTATCGATGGTGAGCAACACAGAGATGGCTAAGCGATCGTGACCTGGAGCCAGGGCACAGCACTGGTGCAGCTTTTCGGGCAGCATGGGCAACACCGTTTCACCCAAATAGATGGAGGTGCCGCGTCGCTGAGCTTCCACATCCAAGGGAGAGCCAAAGGGAATGTAGTACGAAACATCAGCAATATGGACACCTACTCGCCAACAAGGAGCGTCGCCTTTTTTCTTGGGAGGCAGGGTTTCTAGGGTTAACGCATCATCGACAACGATGGGATGCTCTGGGTTTTTAGAGCCCACAATCGAAACCGTTGGCAGATGGCGCAAATCCATCCGTCCTTTCAAATCAGATTTCCGCAGCTTGGTGGGCAAGGCCTTGGCAGCTTGCAGCACGTCCTCGGAAAAGATCCGGGGCAGATCGTATTTGCAGCAAACGATATCAATATCTGAAGCCGCTTCCGCATCACTGCCCAAAATTTGCGCCACTCGGCCTAGAGGACGGTTTTGCCCCAAGGGGTAGCGGACAATGCCCACATGAACCAGTTGATCCACGGCTTCCTCTAAGCGTTTGCCGTCGGGATCATCACGACCGGGCTGTAGCTCTAGTTCAAACAGCAAGCGATCGTCTAGGGGCACCGCTCGATATTCATCGCCCACCTTCTTGACACGGGCTAACACCGAATTATTGGCCCGTTCCAGAATCAGCCGAACTTCTCCTTCAGGACTGCGCCGCCGACTGCCTTCCTTGGTCACCCGCACTAGGACGCGATCGCCATTCCAGGCTGTATTGAGCTGACTCTCGCGCACATAGATATCGTCTGCCCCTTCCGAATCTTGGATGGCAAAACAAAATCCCTTACTGGAGCATCGCAGCTTGCCCTCCACTACATCATTTTCTGAAACTCGGCGATAGCGCCCCCGATCCTTCGTTAGGATGCCGATGCGCTCTAGAGCATCTAGGGCGATTTGCAGCTTTCGCAGACTGGTATCGTCCTCACAGCTAAGTTTTTTCTCAAGTACCTTAGGTGCAACCAGTTTATCGTCAGAAAAGTTGGTGAGAAGCGTTGCGATCGTGAATTCCATGTGGCGGCTAATCCTTTGTCTGTATTGTTCTAAGCTCGTTCAGGGAGTAGTTGACCTCAACGATTCAGCGATGTAGCGGTGAATCTTGGCCCTGGTCTTGGCAATGGGCAAACCTCAGCAGATGTGAGCCATCGTGGACATCATGACAGCTTGCGATCGCTGAGAAGCGGAGTTACATCGACTCCATACCCTGAAAATACCGCGCCGACTATCTTTGGGCCGTTGGCGTTGCTGGCTGAGAAGATAGCGAGTTGGCATGGTGTAGTCTGGCGTCATTCTGAGCCGCCATCATGCAGGCAGAAAGCAGAGAGACTGATCCAATTGAGGACGAACATTCGTTGATGTCAATCCGGCTGAGCCATCGTTACCTGAAGGATGTACGCTAATCTACCGCATCATCCGAACCTCATGCTGTTCCTGAGTCAGCTGGGGTTTAGACATGGGGCGAGTTGCGTTCAGCACGATGACATGAACGACCCTCTCTGCAAAAGGCTTGCTCCTTAGCTAACGCTTGTAGTTTGCCTGGAAATGCTGCTGATCGAGCGACAGACGTAATAAGGTTCTGCACGAATAGCACGATTCAGTCCAGCTTGCATCAAATTAGCTTGCGTCAAAGGAACGAGATTTCAGCCCGCGGAGACTGCCTGCCCTAACTAGTTGGGCTGGGCGATCGCCGCTTTAGTCGGGTGGAATCGTTAACTTAATGATTCCTCAAGCACGACAACCCAAAGATAGTCAATCATAACTTCATCGCCGGGAACCGTCTACTTATCGTTAAGTACATCATATTTATAATTTCTTCATGAATGGGACACCTGTCAAATTCTGGGACTCCTGCTTGGGCTGATGGGGCTGCTTGGGTTGATGGGGATAGCTAGCCTCGTTGTTCTCGTTTTTAAGGAATCGGGTGTTGGTGTAGGGCTGGGATGAGAAATTGCGTCAGGGTAAAGGCATCGACTCCTCGGGTGGTGCGCTGGGTGGCGGCGAGGCAACCTGCTTGAGCATGCCACCAGGCGGCAGT harbors:
- a CDS encoding ribonuclease R family protein; this translates as MEFTIATLLTNFSDDKLVAPKVLEKKLSCEDDTSLRKLQIALDALERIGILTKDRGRYRRVSENDVVEGKLRCSSKGFCFAIQDSEGADDIYVRESQLNTAWNGDRVLVRVTKEGSRRRSPEGEVRLILERANNSVLARVKKVGDEYRAVPLDDRLLFELELQPGRDDPDGKRLEEAVDQLVHVGIVRYPLGQNRPLGRVAQILGSDAEAASDIDIVCCKYDLPRIFSEDVLQAAKALPTKLRKSDLKGRMDLRHLPTVSIVGSKNPEHPIVVDDALTLETLPPKKKGDAPCWRVGVHIADVSYYIPFGSPLDVEAQRRGTSIYLGETVLPMLPEKLHQCCALAPGHDRLAISVLLTIDSDGNLVEFELQPTLIQVDHQLDYQQVETILHRNQTDVPPSDETSPYPLPTLEEVQPYASVFELLDQLFTLSQVVQTQRHARGAFELNLPEK